Proteins from a single region of Sporosarcina sp. P33:
- the minC gene encoding septum site-determining protein MinC, whose translation MTKSQLITIKGTKDGLVLRLDDHCAFSELLTELKEKVQSSVLEGVSEVQLHLGHRYCDEKDMNKIQSVIHTSPHLRVSKVHSDVISLKECEKKLIEKQSETYIGIVRSGQVVKADGDLVIIGDVNQSGQVIAGGSIYVLGRVKGIAHAGAQGNKDAVIAASWLEATHLKIADKIEIMTDELTVLSEQPEMECAYLQKNGQIAIDRLQELRYLRPDLATFKGGK comes from the coding sequence GTGACGAAATCACAGTTGATAACGATAAAAGGTACAAAAGACGGCTTAGTTCTGCGTTTGGATGACCATTGCGCGTTTTCTGAACTATTGACTGAGCTGAAAGAAAAAGTGCAGAGCAGCGTACTTGAAGGTGTTTCAGAAGTACAGTTGCATCTTGGCCACCGTTATTGTGACGAGAAAGACATGAACAAAATTCAATCGGTCATTCACACTTCCCCTCATTTGCGAGTTTCGAAGGTACATAGTGACGTTATATCGTTAAAAGAGTGTGAGAAAAAATTGATCGAGAAGCAGTCCGAAACCTATATAGGAATCGTTCGGTCGGGTCAGGTCGTAAAGGCTGACGGCGATTTAGTCATTATTGGTGACGTGAATCAAAGCGGGCAAGTCATCGCAGGAGGCAGTATTTATGTGCTGGGCCGAGTGAAAGGGATTGCGCACGCAGGAGCACAAGGCAATAAAGATGCAGTCATTGCTGCATCATGGCTGGAAGCGACGCATTTGAAAATCGCTGATAAAATTGAAATCATGACCGACGAATTGACGGTGCTTTCTGAGCAGCCTGAAATGGAATGTGCGTATCTTCAAAAGAATGGGCAGATTGCAATTGACCGTCTTCAGGAGCTCCGATATCTGCGTCCGGACCTTGCGACATTTAAGGGAGGTAAATAA
- the mreD gene encoding rod shape-determining protein MreD: protein MIRFIIPLIAVILFFLEPIFSLFSPIEITGDLYVFVPRFLMIYLIFIAAYYNSRRAILYGFILGLLYDMYHIDIIGLYTFMYPLICYVSAWILRQIERQILTVMILSVVMIVLLELLSFFFASIIALTSIEFNEFLTSRLIPTMIANSLFIVMFGWIFKQITEKRFFQKQAGF, encoded by the coding sequence ATGATCCGATTTATCATTCCTCTGATTGCTGTCATATTATTTTTCCTGGAACCGATTTTCAGTCTGTTTTCACCGATTGAAATAACTGGCGATTTATACGTTTTTGTGCCTAGGTTCCTCATGATCTATTTGATTTTCATTGCGGCATATTATAATAGCAGGCGAGCGATTCTTTACGGTTTTATCCTTGGACTGTTGTATGATATGTATCATATTGATATTATTGGTTTATACACATTTATGTACCCGCTTATTTGTTATGTTTCTGCATGGATACTTCGACAAATTGAGCGCCAAATACTGACCGTTATGATATTATCAGTAGTAATGATTGTGTTACTGGAATTGCTGTCGTTCTTTTTCGCGAGTATCATTGCGTTGACTTCCATTGAATTCAACGAATTTCTCACGAGCCGACTCATTCCGACAATGATTGCGAACTCACTTTTCATTGTGATGTTCGGCTGGATTTTCAAACAGATTACAGAAAAGCGTTTTTTTCAAAAACAAGCAGGTTTTTAA
- the mreC gene encoding rod shape-determining protein MreC produces the protein MPRFFSNKRLIILLVGVIVLVALIAFSLRDRNHANVPEQAVKDVVGFGQSIFTKPAHFVTELVGNIDTMLNTYEENKRLKERLQTFAAMQAEMIDVKANNDRLRAIIDKQEDLRAFEPIQSTVISRNPDQWEEKLIIDKGTTAGVDVNMAVMTAQGLIGKVVLSTPFTSTVELLSTENSDFRVAAMVVGEEEMFGLIEGFDRASRQLIMKRIDSSFNVKKGMQVTSSGLGGIFPKGILIGEVTEVSTDDYGLTKLAYIRPAASFSMLDHVMVAKRSMTVVDGTDGGNSAGAEGDGDS, from the coding sequence ATGCCGCGCTTTTTTTCCAATAAACGATTAATCATTTTATTAGTAGGGGTAATCGTCCTTGTGGCATTAATTGCATTCTCACTTCGCGACCGAAATCATGCAAATGTACCGGAACAAGCAGTGAAGGATGTCGTTGGTTTCGGGCAGTCGATTTTTACGAAACCCGCCCACTTTGTGACAGAGCTCGTTGGGAATATTGATACAATGCTTAATACATACGAAGAAAACAAACGATTAAAAGAGCGTCTGCAAACGTTTGCCGCTATGCAGGCAGAAATGATTGATGTAAAAGCAAATAATGACAGACTCCGTGCTATTATTGACAAGCAAGAGGATTTACGTGCTTTTGAACCGATCCAGTCGACGGTAATTTCACGTAATCCCGATCAATGGGAAGAGAAATTGATTATCGATAAAGGTACGACGGCCGGAGTGGATGTCAATATGGCGGTCATGACGGCACAGGGACTGATTGGGAAAGTCGTTTTATCAACTCCTTTCACGTCAACTGTTGAACTGCTGTCAACAGAAAACAGTGACTTTCGCGTGGCGGCAATGGTCGTCGGCGAAGAAGAGATGTTCGGTCTGATCGAAGGGTTTGACCGGGCTTCGCGTCAGCTGATCATGAAGCGGATTGATTCAAGCTTTAATGTGAAAAAAGGAATGCAAGTGACATCGTCCGGTCTCGGCGGAATATTCCCGAAAGGCATTTTAATTGGTGAAGTGACGGAAGTTTCGACGGACGATTACGGTTTGACGAAACTTGCGTATATCCGTCCGGCTGCCAGCTTCTCGATGCTTGATCATGTAATGGTTGCAAAACGTTCGATGACAGTAGTTGACGGAACGGACGGAGGCAACTCTGCAGGCGCTGAAGGGGACGGAGACTCATGA
- a CDS encoding rod shape-determining protein has translation MFGFRSRNIGIDLGTANTLVFIKDKGIVLREPSVVAKNTTTNEIVAVGTEAHAMIGRTPSSVVAIRPMREGVIADFETTTAMIRHYLKEALKSAGTSWVKPTVMVCVPYGITSVEQRAVIDAARQAGAKDAFTIEEPFAAAIGANLPVWEPTGSMVVDIGGGTTEVAIISLGGIVTSTSIRVGGDSMDSAIITYIRKEYNLMIGERTAETVKMGIGSASGLEKSEKMNIHGRDLLTGLPKTMEINSEEITKALREPLDLIIEGMRKTLEQTPPELASDVMERGIVLTGGGSLLRNLDKAISEETKMPAFVAEDTLDCVVIGTGKALDNLELIRKIQS, from the coding sequence TTGTTTGGTTTCAGATCACGAAACATAGGAATCGACTTAGGAACAGCCAATACACTGGTTTTTATAAAAGATAAAGGTATTGTGCTGAGAGAACCTTCAGTCGTAGCGAAGAACACAACGACCAATGAAATCGTTGCCGTGGGCACAGAAGCACACGCAATGATCGGACGCACTCCCAGTTCAGTCGTGGCAATTCGTCCGATGAGAGAAGGGGTTATTGCAGATTTTGAAACAACAACCGCCATGATTCGTCATTATTTGAAAGAAGCGCTAAAATCAGCTGGAACTTCATGGGTAAAGCCGACCGTCATGGTATGCGTGCCGTATGGCATCACCTCTGTTGAGCAGCGCGCGGTGATTGATGCTGCACGTCAGGCGGGTGCGAAAGATGCATTCACGATAGAAGAGCCTTTTGCGGCTGCAATCGGTGCAAACTTGCCGGTGTGGGAACCAACTGGCAGTATGGTCGTCGATATAGGCGGCGGTACGACAGAAGTGGCAATTATTTCGCTTGGCGGTATTGTTACAAGCACTTCTATCCGTGTAGGCGGAGATTCTATGGACAGCGCAATCATTACGTACATCCGTAAAGAATATAATCTGATGATTGGCGAGCGTACAGCAGAAACTGTGAAAATGGGAATTGGCTCTGCAAGCGGCTTGGAGAAATCTGAAAAGATGAACATTCACGGCCGGGACCTGCTGACAGGCCTGCCGAAAACGATGGAAATCAATTCAGAGGAAATCACAAAAGCCTTGCGTGAACCGCTGGACCTCATTATTGAAGGAATGAGAAAGACGCTTGAGCAGACACCGCCTGAACTGGCTTCAGATGTGATGGAGCGGGGAATTGTACTGACAGGGGGCGGCTCATTGCTGCGCAACCTCGATAAAGCGATTTCCGAAGAAACAAAAATGCCTGCATTCGTTGCAGAAGATACGCTGGACTGTGTCGTAATCGGCACGGGCAAAGCGCTGGATAACTTGGAACTCATTAGAAAAATTCAATCATAA
- the radC gene encoding DNA repair protein RadC: protein MPLDLAPQMMIRDVHIADRPRERLIREGAGSLSNQELLAILLRSGSRSESVLVLANRVLSTIDRLQDLKELTVEEMTKIKGVGEAKAVQLLAAAELGKRLYRTPPQDRYKIRSPEDAANYLMTDMSSLNQEHFVVLFLNVKNEVLHKQTIFIGSLNSSIVHPREVFREAFKRSAASMIISHNHPSGDTTPSREDIEVTKRLMEAGSIMGVDVLDHIIIGDQKYISLKDKGYI from the coding sequence ATGCCATTGGATTTAGCGCCGCAGATGATGATCCGCGATGTTCATATCGCAGACAGGCCGCGTGAGCGTTTGATTCGCGAAGGGGCAGGCAGTTTATCCAACCAGGAATTGCTGGCGATCCTGCTGCGGTCGGGCTCGCGGTCGGAGTCGGTGCTCGTCCTGGCGAACCGCGTGCTGTCGACCATTGACCGCCTGCAAGATTTGAAAGAGCTGACGGTGGAAGAAATGACGAAAATCAAAGGAGTCGGTGAAGCAAAAGCGGTGCAGTTGCTGGCTGCTGCAGAACTTGGCAAGCGTTTATACCGCACGCCACCGCAGGACCGCTATAAGATCCGCTCACCTGAAGATGCTGCGAATTATCTGATGACAGATATGTCGTCATTGAACCAGGAACATTTCGTCGTTCTGTTTCTGAACGTCAAAAATGAAGTGTTACATAAGCAGACTATATTCATCGGCAGCCTGAATTCCAGTATCGTTCATCCGCGCGAGGTGTTCCGCGAAGCTTTCAAACGGTCGGCTGCTTCGATGATTATTTCACACAATCATCCGAGCGGCGACACCACACCGTCAAGAGAAGATATTGAAGTGACGAAACGGCTCATGGAAGCAGGCTCTATCATGGGGGTGGATGTGCTTGATCATATTATTATTGGCGATCAGAAATACATCAGTTTGAAGGACAAAGGCTATATCTAA